The Methanosphaera stadtmanae DSM 3091 genome includes a window with the following:
- a CDS encoding DUF2070 family protein produces the protein MTVTSRVMKLSRFMITLPKTKISVFLIFVVSFITGALEGCLQPELLSIDTVISAFLGGGATTFFLLGLTAIASGGLIHSCVNKLHKRHMKLKQAMFLSFVCMLFPCLTYLLGSIISLGIKVDITGNCLILGILFGFAIEALILWATSNIKYYQGIFIAAIQPVLTLSMLVLITNLVIASTSMDAVLSLYLKVIIGAIVLAIAIYAFVAIIESPIRNNLGVGGLELLSLFIAQISEGSNAMEEIFNEMGEAIDTTVSLISFRTEKGVKANYISPCVHPGPVGSIGGSNLPTIIANQLDDFAIIAHGAATHDFNPVAAKEVNKITDAINGILPNLKYTKKASKFQRVKSQDAKVGVQFFDEGMILLTTFAPQSGDDIDYGVGLSLIYEAKAVTGVKDVVFVDCHNSLEGNYERLLAGHNRVVQLEEAIEKIEKQDMYPIKMGYAYNPLDEIPIKDGIGQSGVKIMITEVDNQKMLYVVFDGNNMKQGFRAKIIEAVNEAYPEIDMIEVMTTDTHLVNTISGGGLTVGAKHQELLIKRVLELIPKAFNDLEYVEVASGTSRVNLKTLGPDNSTELVTTITSIVSVTKLLAPLIFIVAAIMTILWIF, from the coding sequence ATGACAGTTACAAGTAGAGTAATGAAATTATCACGTTTCATGATAACATTACCTAAAACAAAGATTTCTGTATTCCTCATTTTTGTTGTAAGTTTTATTACAGGTGCTCTTGAGGGCTGTTTACAACCTGAATTATTATCAATAGATACTGTTATATCAGCATTTCTCGGTGGAGGAGCAACTACTTTCTTTTTATTAGGACTTACAGCCATAGCTTCTGGAGGACTTATACATAGTTGTGTTAATAAATTACATAAAAGACATATGAAATTAAAACAAGCAATGTTTCTATCATTTGTATGTATGTTATTTCCATGTTTAACCTACCTTTTAGGATCAATTATTTCATTAGGAATAAAGGTAGATATTACTGGGAACTGTTTAATACTAGGAATATTATTTGGTTTTGCAATAGAAGCTCTTATATTATGGGCTACATCTAATATAAAATATTATCAAGGAATATTCATAGCAGCAATTCAACCTGTATTAACATTAAGTATGTTAGTTCTAATTACTAATCTTGTAATAGCTTCAACTAGTATGGATGCAGTATTATCATTGTATCTTAAGGTTATAATTGGAGCAATAGTTCTGGCAATAGCAATTTATGCTTTTGTAGCGATAATAGAATCACCTATTAGAAATAATTTAGGTGTTGGAGGATTAGAACTTCTAAGTTTATTCATTGCACAAATTAGTGAAGGATCAAATGCAATGGAAGAAATATTTAATGAAATGGGAGAAGCAATTGATACAACAGTTAGTTTAATTAGTTTCAGAACAGAAAAGGGTGTTAAAGCTAATTATATTTCACCATGTGTTCATCCAGGACCAGTAGGTTCTATTGGGGGAAGTAATCTTCCAACAATTATTGCTAATCAACTAGATGACTTTGCAATAATTGCCCATGGGGCAGCAACACATGATTTTAACCCAGTAGCAGCAAAAGAAGTAAATAAAATAACTGATGCAATTAATGGAATACTACCTAATCTTAAATATACAAAAAAAGCAAGTAAATTTCAAAGAGTAAAATCACAAGATGCTAAAGTTGGTGTCCAATTTTTTGATGAAGGAATGATTTTACTTACAACATTTGCACCTCAATCAGGTGATGATATTGATTATGGTGTAGGATTATCATTAATATATGAAGCAAAAGCTGTAACTGGAGTAAAAGATGTGGTATTTGTTGATTGTCATAATAGTCTTGAGGGAAATTATGAACGTTTACTAGCAGGACATAACAGAGTAGTTCAACTAGAAGAGGCCATTGAAAAAATAGAAAAACAAGATATGTATCCAATAAAAATGGGATATGCATATAATCCACTGGATGAAATTCCTATAAAAGATGGTATTGGTCAAAGTGGAGTGAAAATAATGATTACAGAAGTTGATAATCAGAAAATGTTATATGTAGTCTTTGATGGAAATAACATGAAACAAGGATTTAGAGCTAAGATAATAGAAGCTGTAAATGAGGCATATCCTGAAATTGATATGATAGAAGTTATGACTACAGATACTCATCTTGTAAATACAATATCTGGTGGTGGATTAACAGTTGGAGCAAAACATCAGGAATTATTAATTAAAAGAGTACTAGAATTAATACCAAAAGCATTTAATGATTTAGAATATGTTGAAGTAGCATCTGGAACATCTCGTGTAAATCTAAAAACATTAGGTCCTGATAACTCAACAGAATTAGTAACTACTATAACATCAATAGTTTCTGTTACAAAATTATTGGCACCACTAATATTTATAGTAGCAGCAATAATGACAATCTTATGGATTTTCTAA
- a CDS encoding desulfoferrodoxin family protein: MAKFDYYSVVQCKNSGNIIEVLCPGKDADVSQLNVIEAKTSGEGEPKHKPIITRVDDGYNVKVGEVEHPMDEDHYIAVIELIADGQIHKQYLKPGDKPEATFKIPEADDVVAREFCTIHGLWQS; the protein is encoded by the coding sequence ATGGCTAAATTTGATTATTATAGTGTTGTTCAATGTAAAAATAGTGGAAATATAATAGAAGTTCTCTGTCCTGGAAAAGATGCTGATGTTAGTCAGTTAAATGTTATTGAAGCAAAAACATCTGGTGAAGGAGAACCAAAACACAAACCAATTATTACAAGAGTAGATGATGGATATAATGTAAAAGTTGGGGAAGTTGAACATCCAATGGATGAAGATCATTATATTGCAGTTATTGAACTTATTGCAGATGGTCAAATACACAAACAATATCTTAAACCTGGAGATAAACCAGAAGCAACTTTTAAAATACCAGAAGCAGATGATGTAGTAGCAAGAGAATTCTGTACAATACATGGTCTCTGGCAATCCTAA
- a CDS encoding DUF998 domain-containing protein: MNKKIKRKTTGIIFILSSLIYLLIEYIVIKNTSLNIYEAYINYSVSHIAMPLNQTYLGITNNFSPQYMLLNIAFIILGIIFIISCILEINKRINSNKILYYPLMLITGVGFIFLGIFSAGQTSINNHQLAIFMSLLCGNIFLILMGKTINTNKIHRNTSLILGIIGTISFIILTYSLINKDMIIYMGLFERISIYTLIIWNIITGTYLLKQ, translated from the coding sequence ATGAATAAAAAAATTAAAAGAAAGACTACAGGTATCATATTTATATTAAGTAGTTTAATATATTTACTAATAGAATACATTGTAATTAAAAATACATCACTTAATATATATGAAGCATACATAAATTACAGTGTTAGTCATATAGCAATGCCACTTAACCAAACATACCTTGGAATAACAAATAATTTCTCACCACAATATATGCTACTAAACATTGCATTTATCATACTAGGAATAATATTTATAATATCATGTATTTTAGAGATAAATAAAAGAATAAATTCAAATAAAATTTTATATTATCCCTTAATGCTAATTACTGGAGTAGGATTTATTTTTCTAGGAATATTCTCTGCAGGACAAACAAGTATAAATAATCATCAACTTGCAATATTCATGTCACTACTATGTGGAAACATATTTCTAATACTTATGGGAAAAACAATAAATACAAATAAAATACATAGAAATACATCATTAATACTTGGAATTATTGGAACAATATCATTTATAATATTAACTTATTCACTAATAAATAAAGACATGATAATATACATGGGATTATTTGAAAGAATATCCATATACACACTAATAATATGGAATATTATAACAGGAACATACTTACTAAAACAATAA
- a CDS encoding FprA family A-type flavoprotein has translation MKAKAPKIAEGIYFVGTLDWDRREYHGYTLHGTSYNAFLVFSEDKCVLIDNVYPGEVYSAQMWGRIKDAFEDQGKEMKIDYIIQNHVEKDHSGALSEIHAKFPDAPIYCTPIAKPGLIKHYPDLADAEFVTVETGDTLTVGKKTFAFLDAKMLHWPDSMFTFLTDDGILFSNDAFGQHLCKVERLDSEVPEEEVMEAAQKFYANLLTPLTPLLLKKLNEVVELGLLEKIKTIAPSHGQIWTNPMKIIEAYQNWATGVCQKEQATLIYDTMHFSTQYMAHAIAEGLISQGVDVKMHFLKEDERSECVKDILESKAVLLGVPTLFNKVFPSIADVLLYTEELEFSRTGIKRLGATFGSYGWGGNGPKWLNGKMADAGFEMVDNLEINYVPNDDDLEKCYDLGVKIAKEMKEM, from the coding sequence ATGAAAGCAAAAGCACCAAAAATTGCAGAAGGAATATATTTTGTAGGAACACTTGATTGGGATAGAAGAGAATATCATGGATACACATTACATGGTACATCATACAATGCATTTTTAGTATTTTCAGAAGATAAATGTGTATTAATAGACAATGTATATCCTGGAGAAGTATACTCTGCTCAAATGTGGGGAAGAATAAAAGATGCATTTGAAGATCAAGGAAAAGAAATGAAAATTGATTATATTATTCAAAACCATGTAGAAAAAGATCATAGTGGAGCATTATCTGAAATTCATGCAAAATTCCCAGATGCACCTATATACTGTACTCCTATTGCAAAACCAGGACTTATAAAACATTACCCTGATCTTGCAGATGCAGAATTTGTTACAGTAGAAACTGGAGATACATTAACTGTTGGTAAAAAAACATTTGCTTTCCTTGATGCTAAAATGTTACACTGGCCAGATAGTATGTTTACTTTCTTAACAGATGATGGAATATTATTCTCAAACGATGCATTTGGACAACACTTATGTAAAGTAGAAAGATTAGATTCTGAAGTACCTGAAGAAGAAGTTATGGAAGCAGCACAAAAATTCTATGCAAACCTTCTTACACCTTTAACACCATTATTACTTAAAAAACTTAATGAAGTTGTAGAGTTAGGTTTACTAGAAAAAATAAAAACAATTGCACCATCACACGGTCAAATATGGACAAATCCTATGAAAATAATTGAAGCTTACCAGAACTGGGCTACAGGTGTATGCCAAAAAGAACAAGCAACATTAATCTATGATACAATGCATTTCTCCACTCAATATATGGCTCATGCTATTGCAGAAGGTTTAATATCTCAAGGAGTAGATGTAAAAATGCACTTCCTTAAGGAAGATGAAAGAAGTGAATGTGTAAAAGATATTCTTGAAAGTAAAGCAGTTCTTCTTGGAGTTCCAACCTTATTTAACAAAGTATTCCCAAGTATTGCAGATGTATTACTCTACACTGAAGAATTAGAATTTTCAAGAACAGGAATTAAAAGATTAGGAGCTACCTTTGGTTCATATGGTTGGGGTGGAAACGGTCCTAAATGGCTAAATGGTAAAATGGCTGATGCTGGATTTGAAATGGTTGATAATTTAGAAATTAACTACGTTCCAAACGATGATGACTTAGAAAAATGTTATGACTTGGGAGTAAAAATAGCTAAAGAAATGAAAGAAATGTAG
- the rbr gene encoding rubrerythrin, whose product MSKTLENLSKAFVGESQARNRYTMYSKIAKKEGYEKIAEIFLITAGNEYQHAKVLFKMIQELKGDKNEINTETGVCFDYGNTAENLASAAGGENYEANVMYPEFADVAEEEGYNEIAVRLRNIGLVEAHHEARYKKLLEMVEGKTFFDRPEEVTWVCRKCGFVYKGEKPPEKCPICEHPYSYFELAEDF is encoded by the coding sequence ATGAGTAAAACATTAGAAAACTTATCAAAAGCATTTGTAGGAGAAAGTCAAGCAAGAAACAGATACACAATGTATTCTAAAATTGCAAAAAAAGAAGGATATGAAAAAATTGCTGAAATTTTCCTTATAACTGCAGGAAATGAATATCAACATGCTAAAGTTTTATTTAAAATGATCCAAGAATTAAAAGGAGATAAAAACGAAATCAACACAGAAACTGGTGTATGTTTTGACTATGGAAACACTGCTGAAAATTTAGCATCAGCTGCTGGTGGAGAAAACTATGAAGCTAATGTAATGTACCCTGAATTTGCTGATGTAGCAGAAGAAGAAGGATATAATGAAATAGCAGTAAGATTAAGAAATATTGGACTTGTAGAAGCTCATCACGAAGCAAGATATAAAAAATTATTAGAGATGGTTGAAGGTAAAACATTCTTTGACAGACCTGAAGAAGTTACATGGGTATGTAGAAAATGTGGATTTGTATATAAAGGTGAAAAACCACCTGAAAAATGTCCAATCTGTGAACACCCATATAGTTACTTTGAACTAGCAGAAGATTTCTAG
- the dtd gene encoding D-aminoacyl-tRNA deacylase produces the protein MKLVVQRVTSAKVEVNNNIVGKIGKGYLVLLGIKKTDTKKEADYMINKLMKLRVFEDEENKMNLSIQDIDGEILLIPQFTLYGDVTHNNRPSFSNAMKPTDAKKLFEYCCNECEKKVHTQKGEFGAFMDVNLVNNGPVTIIIEKEYNS, from the coding sequence ATGAAATTAGTAGTACAAAGAGTTACAAGTGCAAAGGTAGAGGTAAATAATAACATTGTAGGAAAAATAGGTAAGGGATACCTAGTGCTATTAGGCATTAAAAAAACAGATACTAAAAAAGAAGCAGATTATATGATAAATAAATTAATGAAACTAAGGGTATTTGAAGATGAAGAAAATAAAATGAATCTATCAATACAAGACATTGATGGTGAAATACTTCTAATTCCACAGTTTACATTATATGGTGATGTTACCCATAACAACAGACCATCATTTTCAAATGCCATGAAACCCACTGATGCTAAAAAACTTTTTGAATACTGCTGTAATGAATGTGAAAAGAAAGTACATACTCAGAAAGGAGAATTTGGTGCATTTATGGATGTTAATTTAGTAAATAATGGACCTGTAACTATAATAATAGAAAAAGAATATAATAGCTAA
- a CDS encoding flavodoxin family protein, with amino-acid sequence MKVITLITSSNKHGNSKKIVDRLTIGIEDAGGSNEVLFMDDYNIKYCTGCRSCKNGGGCVLDDDFNMIMDKVRDADYFIFTAPIFYNDIAGHSKMFLDRFGSLGNDINLEMKEKKSLLMITHFSDYINDFVIKNTHRVIVSANFKVNKILDIGGLLTKRFTEDELESFEDIGYELEDYEVIPHELDLDSATV; translated from the coding sequence ATGAAAGTTATAACGCTAATAACCTCATCTAATAAACATGGAAATAGTAAAAAAATTGTAGATAGACTAACAATTGGAATTGAAGATGCAGGTGGAAGTAATGAAGTATTATTTATGGATGATTATAATATAAAATACTGTACTGGTTGTAGAAGTTGTAAAAATGGTGGAGGCTGTGTTTTAGATGATGATTTTAATATGATCATGGATAAAGTACGTGATGCTGATTACTTCATATTTACAGCACCAATATTTTACAATGATATTGCAGGTCATTCAAAAATGTTTTTAGATAGATTTGGATCATTAGGTAACGATATTAACTTGGAAATGAAGGAAAAAAAATCGTTACTTATGATTACACACTTCTCAGATTATATCAATGATTTTGTTATAAAAAATACTCATCGTGTTATAGTATCTGCTAATTTTAAAGTAAATAAAATCTTAGATATTGGTGGTTTATTAACAAAAAGATTTACTGAAGATGAATTAGAATCATTTGAAGATATAGGATATGAATTAGAGGATTATGAAGTAATACCTCATGAATTAGACTTGGATAGTGCTACTGTTTAG